Part of the Sinomonas atrocyanea genome is shown below.
ATGCTGTTGCTGTCGGCGAGGTGCGCCTTGGTGAGGAGCACGACGTCGGCCCCGGCCTCCGCGGCCGAGACCGCCGCCGTCAGCCCTGCGACGCCGCTGCCGACGACGACGAGCTGCTCGAGCCGGCCGCGCGCGGCCGGCCCCACGCCGCGCGGTGTCACGGCCGCGCCGCCAGCATCCGCTCGAGGGCCACGCGCGCGGTCGAGGCGACGCCGGCGGGGACCTCGATGCGGTTGCGCACCTCGCCCTCGACGAGGCCCTCGAGGACCCAGGCGAGGTAGCCGGGGTGGATCCGGTACATGGTCGAGCACGGGCAGATCACCGGGTCGAGGCAGAAGACCGTGTGCTGGGGGTACTCTGCAGCAAGCCGGTTCACGAGGTTGACCTCGGTGCCGATGGCGAAGACGGTGGGCTCCGTCGCCGCGGCGATCGCCTTGCGGATGTAGTCGGTCGAGCCGTACTCGTCGGCCGCGTCGACGACCTCCATCGGGCACTCGGGGTGCACGATCACCCGCACGCCCGGGTACTCCGCGCGCGCCTTCTCGATCTGGGCGACGGAGAAGCGCTTGTGGACGGAGCAGAAGCCGTGCCACAGGATCACGCGGGAGTCCCGGAGGGTGGCCGCGTCGTTGCCGCCCAGGGGCTTGCGCGGGCTCCACATGGGCATCTGCTCCAGCGGGACCCCCATGGCCTTCGCGGTGTTGCGGCCCAGGTGTTGGTCGGGGAAGAAGAGCACCCGCTGCCCGCGCTCGAACGCCCACTCGAGCACCGTCGCGGCGTTGGAGGACGTGCACACGATCCCGCCGTGCTCGCCGCAGAAGCCCTTCAGGGCGGCGGACGAGTTCATGTAGGTGACGGGGATGACCGGCACGCGGCCCTCGGCGTCCGGCTCGGTGCCGAAGAGCTCCTCGAGCTGCGCCCAGGCCTGCTCGACCGAGTCGATGTCCGCCATGTCTGCCATCGAGCAGCCCGCGGCGAGGTTCGGGAGGATGACCGCCTGATCCTGCCGGGAGAGGATGTCCGCGGTCTCGGCCATGAAGTGGACGCCGCAGAACACGATCGCCTCGGCGTCGGGCCGGGTGAGGGCGGCGTTGGCGAGCTGGAACGAGTCGCCCACGAAGTCGGCGTGCTCGACGACCTCGTCGCGCTGGTAGAAGTGGCCGAGGACGACCACGCGCTCGCCGAGCTTCTCCTTCGCGGCAGTGATCCGGGCGCGCAGCTCCGTCTCCGTCGCGTGCTTGTACTCCTCGGGGAGCTGGCCCTGGCGAGGCGTCGACGCGGGGGCGCGGTCCGCGACGGACGCACCCGGCCCGTAGGCGGGCATGCCACGCAGGGCCTCCGCGGCGTCGAACTCCCACGGCCCCTTCGCGAGGTCGGCGCTGCACGTGCCCGTGGCGGCCTCGGCCTCGGCGCGGGTGACGAGGCTGATGGCGGTGGCAACAGATGTCATGGCGTGCTCCTGGTGGATGCGGCTGGGGCTGTGGGGCTGGCGGGAGAGGTACTGGAGGGGGCCGGCGGAGGAGGGTCCGCCTCGCCAGCTGCCTGCCGGGGAGGCGGGGCGGTCGTGGCGTCGATCCGCCCCCGCGCCCCCGTGTAGCGGTAGAGCCTCGGCGGCCGGTGGCGGCCTCCTTCGAGGACCTCGTCGGTGGGCTCGATCTGTGCCATGCCCTTGAGCTGACGGCGGAAGTTGGCCGGGTCGAGCGGGCGGCCGAGCACGGCCTCGTAGACCTCGCGCAGCTGGGCGAGCGTGAACTTCTCGCCCAGGAAGTGGTAGGCGATCTGGGCGTACTCGAGCTTGCTGCGCAGGCGCCAGAGCGCGTAGTCGACGATCTCGCGGTGGTCGAAGGCGAGGCCGCCGTCCTGCTCGCCCGCGGTGTCGGCCCGGTGCCAGGCGACGTTCTCGTCCTCCTCGCCGAGGAGCTCGGCCTCCGTGGGGCGGACGAGCGCCCAGTAGACGATGGAGACGACCCGCTGGCTGCCGCGCTCGGGCCGGCTGGACCGGTTGAGGCCGCCGAAGGCATAGAGCTGTTCGAGGTACTCGGGCTCGAGCCCCGTGGTCTGGCGGAGGTTGCGCCGCGCCGCATCCTCCAGGGACTCCGTGGGTGCCAGGGGTCCCCCGGGGAGCGCCCAACGGCCCCTGAACGGCTCCTTGACCCGCCTCACGAGCGGGATCCACAGGGTGGGCCCTCCCCCGGACTCTCCGCGGGCCGACTCGGGGGTCAGGGCGAAGATCACGGTGGAGATCGCGAGCGACGGCGGCAGCTGGGCCCGCTCCGAGACGTTCGCTCCCACGACGGAGTGCGCCCCCAGGGCGACCGACGCGCCGGAAGACGGGAAGATCCCGCTCATGCGTACCTCCAGCCGTCAAGGTCCGGGACCGGGCTCGACCCCGGCACGAGTTAAAGTCATGATGACTTTTACTGATGATACGCCCCTCCGCCGCGGGCACCAAAAGGTGACGCCCCGGCGCGGGACGACTCAGCCCCTGGCAGCGGCCTCGAGCAGGGGCAGCGTCCGGCCCTCGAAGTGGGTATTGAGCACGATCACCGAGGACGAGCGGACCACGGCACGCGTGGCCGTGACGGCATCGAGCACGCGCTGGAGGTCGGAGTTGGAGCGGGCCGCGACCCGGGCCATCAGGTCGCTGTCCCCCGAGACGGTGTGGACCTCGAGCACCTCCGGGATCTCGGCGAGGGCCGCCGCGACCGCGTCATGCCCGGAGTCCTGGTTGATCGTCAGCGAGCAGAAGGCCACGACGGGGAACCCGAACGCCCGCGGCTCCGGATGCGGAGCCCACTGCCCGATGACCCCGCTCGCCACCATCCGGTCGAGCCGGGCCTGAACCGTGGCGCGGGCCACCTTGAGGATCCGGGAGGCCTCGAGCACGTTCATGCGCTGCTCGTCGGTGAACAGCCGGACAATCCTGGCGTCGAGCTCGTCGACCTTCATGCGGGCCTCCAGATCGTGGTCTGCGGAACAGCTTCGAATGCTACAGATTGATGATCCGGCGCGCATGCACTGCGCATTCTGTCAACTTCCGCGGCGCGCTCTCCCCTCTTCCTGCACATCCTGCGTAGGACCGTGAAGTGCACCACACAGCCCCGCGGCAAAGGCGCTATGGTCAGGGGGTCCTCTGGCCGGCGGCGCCCATCCTCGCGACCTCGGCCACCGATCCTCCGAAAGACGGAAATGACAGCTATGCACACGTCAGACGGCCTCGGAACCGCGTCGACGACGACGCTGGAGCCGAGGCTCGGGCCCTCGATGTCCCCGCGGCAGCTCACGATGATGGGCCTCGGCAGTGCCATCGGCGCCGGCCTGTTCATCGGCTCGGGAGCGGGCATCCAGGCCGCAGGCCCCGCGGTCCTCATCTCCTACCTCGTGGCCGGGACCCTCATCATCATCGTCATGTGGGCCCTGGGCGAGATGGCGGCGGCCAACCCCACCAGCGGGGCGTTCTCGGTCTACACGGGCAAGGCACTCGGCGGCGTTGCCGGGGCCACGGTCGGGTGGCTGTGGTGGTGCCAGCTCGTGGTCGTGATCGCCGCGGAGGCCCTCGGCGCCGCCGGCCTCCTCGCCACGGTCTTCCCCGCACTCCCCGTGTGGCTCATGGCGCTGGTCTTCATGGGCGCGTTCACCGCGGTGAACCTCACCGGCGTCCGCAACTTCGGCGAGTTCGAGTTCTGGTTCGCGCTGCTCAAGGTCGCCGCGATCGTCGCCTTCCTCCTCGTCGGCGCAGCCCTCCTTCTCGGCTGGCTTCCGCACGCGGCCTCCCCGGGCCTGTCCCATTTCACCGCCGACGGCGGATTCGCGCCCCACGGCATGGGCGGCATCGCGACCGGACTGTTCGTCGTCGCGTTCGCCTTCGGCGGCACCGAGATCGTCTCCGTGGCCGCGGCCGAGACGCGCGACCCCGCGCGCAGCGTCGGCCGCGCCGTCCGCACGGTCGTGTGGCGCATCCTCGTGTTCTACATCGGGTCGATCTTCGTCATCGCCGCGGTGATCCCGTGGAACTCCCCCGAGCTCAAGAGCCCGTTCGCCGGCGTCCTGGACCTCGCGGGACTTCCCGGCGCCGCCACCGTCATCACGCTCGTGGCCGTCGTCGCGCTCCTGTCCGCGCTCAACGCCAACCTCTACGGCGCGTCGCGGATGATCTTCTCCCTGGCCGAGCGCCAGGAGGCGCCCCGCGCCCTCAAGTCGCTGACCAAGGCCAGGGTCCCCGCGGTCGCGGTCGCGGCATCGGTGGCCTTCGGCTTCATCGCCACGGTGCTCGAGCTCCTGTTCCCGGACCATGTCCTGCCGCTCCTGCTCAACTTCGTCGGGTCCACATGCCTGATCGTGTGGGGCTCGGCGCTGGTCTCGCAGATCGTGCTGCGCCGCCGTGCCGATGCCGAGGGCACGGTGCTGCCGCTGCGCATGGCCGGGTTCCCGTGGCTGTCCGCCTTCGGCGTGGTGCTGCTCGCCGCGATCTTCGCCGTGGGGCTCATCGGCGCGGACAGCCGCGCCCAGCTGCTGAGCACGTTCGTGCTCGTCGCCGCCATCGCGGCGGGCGCCTGGCTGCGCCGCCGCAGCGTGGCGGCCCGGCCGGCGATGGCCGGCCCGGGAGAGCCGGAGCGCTGACCCGGACCTGCTGAGGGCACGGGCCCGGACCGCGCAGGCCAGCGCGGTCCGGGCCCGCTGCCGTCCAGGGCGTCGCAGGCGAGTCGCTCCCGTCCTGCACATTGTGTGCAGTGATCCAGGACACAACAGCGCGGTACTAGACATCTTGCCTGATCAATCGATGATCGATTGCACAGACTGTTCGCCCGCCCTACGGTTCTGCTATGCAGACTTCACCGACAGCACAGGCCTCTCCCGGCCGTGCGGGACTCGCCGGAGCGGACCGGGCCCCGCTGCCCGAGCTTCCCGCGGCCGCCCCCGCGACGGACGCAGACCTGCGTGAGCTCTACCGCCTCATGACGGCGGTCCGGCAGCTCGACCTCGCCGCCGTCGCGTGGCAGCGGCAGGGCATCCTCCCCGCCTACGCGCCCGAGCTCGGGCAGGAGGCCGCCCAGGTCGCCTCGGCGCTCGCCCTGGACCTCTCGAGGGACTTCGCCTTCCCGACCTACCGCGAACTCGGCGTCGCCCGCGCAGCCGGCGTCGACATGGTCGAGTACATGTCCACCCACCTGGCCACGTGGCACGGCGGCTTCTGGGACGCCGCCGCCACGCACGTCGCCCCGATCCAGGCCGTCGTCGCCGGCTCGGTGCTGCACGCGGTCGGCTGGGCCCACGGCCAGACCCTCCAGGCCCGCGCCGCCTCGGCGCAGTCCTCCCCCGAGGCGTCCGCTCTGGGTGTGGCGATCACGTACCTCGGGGACGGCGCCTCGAGCCAGGGCGACGTGCACGAGGCCATGAACTTCGCCGGGGTCTTCAGGGCACCGGTCGTGTTCTTCGTACAGAACAACGGCTGGGCCATCTCGGTGCCCACGGAACGGCAGGTTGCGGGCGGCAGCGTCGCCGCGCGCGGCGCCGGCTACAGCATCCCGGCCCTCCAGGTCGACGGGAACGACGCCGCCGCCGTGCTCGAGGCGACCCGCCGCGCCGTCGCCCACGCCCGTGCGGGCCACGGGCCCGTCATCGTCGAGGCGATGACGTACCGGCGCGGCCCGCACGCCACCAGCGACGACCCCGGCCGCTACCGCACCCTCGACGAGGAGCGCACCGACGGGGGCGCCGACCCCCTTCTCCGCCTGCGCGAGCGCCTGCTCGGCGAGGGCATCGCGGACGAGGCCGAGCTCGAGGCCGCCGACGCGGCGGGAGCCGCCGAGGCCGAGGCCGTCCGCGAGGGCGTCCTCGCCCTGGGCCCGCGCCCGGGGGCCGAGATGTTCGACCTCGTCTTCACCGAACCCACCGACGAGCTGCTGCGGCAGAAGGCTGCCTGGCGCGAGGAGTCCGAGCATGCCTGAGACCCTGACCAGCCCGACCCCGGGCCCGACCCCCGGCGCCGATTCCGCCGCCGCAGCGGCCACCGCCGCAGCCACCGCCTCCGCTTCCGCCTCCGCCTCGGTCTCCGGACGGGAGCCGCGCATGCTCTCGCTGCAGGGCGCCCTCAACCTCGCCCTCGACGAGCTGCTCGCCGAGGATCCGAAGGTCCTCATCCTCGGCGAGGACGTCGGGACGCTGGGCGGCGTCTTCCGCGTCACGAGCGGCCTCGCGGCCAGCCACGGTGCCGAGCGGGTCTTCGACACCCCGCTGGCCGAGTCGGGCATCCTGGGCATGTCGATCGGCCTGGCGATGGCGGGCTTCCGTCCCGTGCCCGAGGTCCAGTTCGACGGCTTCGCCTACCCGGCCATGAACCAGATCGTCACCCAGCTGGGCCGCATCCACTACCGCTCCCGCGGCGCCCTGCGCGTGCCGGTCACGCTGCGTGTGCCGAGCTTCGGCGGCATCCGCGCCCCCGAGCACCACGGCGAGAGCCTCGAGGCCGTGTTCGCGCACGTCCCGGGCCTCAAGGTGGTCTCCCCCGCGGACCCGCAGCAGGGGTACACGCTGCTCAAGGCGGCCGTGCGCATGGACGACCCGGTGATCTTCATGGAGCCCAAGTCCCGCTACTGGCAGAAGGGCGAGGTGGTCACCGAGGGCGCGGGCTCGCCGACGCACGACGGCGCGTCCTCGCCGTCGCCGCAGGACGTCACCGGGGCGCGGGTCGCCCGGGAGGGCCGGCACCTCACGCTCGTCGCGTGGGGCGCGATGGTGGCCCGGTGCCTGCAGGTCGCCGAGCTCGCCGCGGAGGACGGGATCGACGTCGAGGTCGTCGACCTCCGCTGGCTCAAGCCGATCGACACCGAGACCCTGGCGAGGTCCGTGGCCAAGACGCGGCGCGCCGTCGTCGTCCACGAGGCCCCGCTCACCGCAGGCCTCGGCGCGGAGGTGGCCCAGCGGATCACGGAGCGCTGCTTCGGAACCCTCAAGGCACCCGTTGAGCGCGTCACAGGCTTCGACGTACCGTATCCGTCGGGAGACCTGGAGGACGAGTACATCCCGAATATCGACCGCATCCTGTTCGGCATCCAGCGAGTATTGGAGTACAAGCGTGGCTGAGATCTCCTTCCCCCTTCCCGACCTCGGCGAGGGCCTCATCGAGGCCACCGTCCTCGAGTGGCTCGTCTCCGAGGGCGAGCAGGTCGAGCGCAACCAGCCGATGGTCGAGGTCGAGACCACGAAGTCGGCCCTCGAGCTGCCGAGCCCGCAGGCCGGCGTCGTCAAGAAGGTCCACGGCGCCCCCGGCGAGGTCATCAAGGTCGGCGAGCCGCTCATCGTCTTCGAGGTCGCGGACGATACCGCGGGCATCGTCGGCACGGTGCCGTCTGAGGGCGCGCCGAAGCGCCGCGTGCGGCTCAGCGCGAACCTCGACGAGGATTGAGCACAGGAGCGGCGCCGGCAGCCTCGAGGGGGACAGCCGCCGCGGTCGCGGACAAGGAGAGGATGGCGCACATGATGGCAGGCCAGCACGCCGGACAGGCGGCGCACCACACGGTCGAGGGCACGGACCCCGGCCTGCACGTGGTCGTCGCCGAGCCCGAGGACCCCGCGGCGCTGCCGCCCGTCCTGCTCATCCACGGCTTCGCTTCCTCGGTGGCCCTCAACTGGGAGCAGAGCGGATGGGTGGGGGCGCTGACCGGCGCGGGGCGGCGCGTCATCGCCGTCGACCTCCCCGGCCACGGCGCGAGCGAGGCGCCCGAGGACGTCGATTCCTACACCCCGGGGCGCATCCGGGCCGACCTGCTGCAGATCGTCACCGACTCCGGCGCCCGGCCCCTCGCCGCCGGCCATCCCGAGAGCG
Proteins encoded:
- the nadA gene encoding quinolinate synthase NadA; the encoded protein is MTSVATAISLVTRAEAEAATGTCSADLAKGPWEFDAAEALRGMPAYGPGASVADRAPASTPRQGQLPEEYKHATETELRARITAAKEKLGERVVVLGHFYQRDEVVEHADFVGDSFQLANAALTRPDAEAIVFCGVHFMAETADILSRQDQAVILPNLAAGCSMADMADIDSVEQAWAQLEELFGTEPDAEGRVPVIPVTYMNSSAALKGFCGEHGGIVCTSSNAATVLEWAFERGQRVLFFPDQHLGRNTAKAMGVPLEQMPMWSPRKPLGGNDAATLRDSRVILWHGFCSVHKRFSVAQIEKARAEYPGVRVIVHPECPMEVVDAADEYGSTDYIRKAIAAATEPTVFAIGTEVNLVNRLAAEYPQHTVFCLDPVICPCSTMYRIHPGYLAWVLEGLVEGEVRNRIEVPAGVASTARVALERMLAARP
- a CDS encoding NUDIX hydrolase, with the protein product MGAHSVVGANVSERAQLPPSLAISTVIFALTPESARGESGGGPTLWIPLVRRVKEPFRGRWALPGGPLAPTESLEDAARRNLRQTTGLEPEYLEQLYAFGGLNRSSRPERGSQRVVSIVYWALVRPTEAELLGEEDENVAWHRADTAGEQDGGLAFDHREIVDYALWRLRSKLEYAQIAYHFLGEKFTLAQLREVYEAVLGRPLDPANFRRQLKGMAQIEPTDEVLEGGRHRPPRLYRYTGARGRIDATTAPPPRQAAGEADPPPPAPSSTSPASPTAPAASTRSTP
- a CDS encoding Lrp/AsnC family transcriptional regulator translates to MKVDELDARIVRLFTDEQRMNVLEASRILKVARATVQARLDRMVASGVIGQWAPHPEPRAFGFPVVAFCSLTINQDSGHDAVAAALAEIPEVLEVHTVSGDSDLMARVAARSNSDLQRVLDAVTATRAVVRSSSVIVLNTHFEGRTLPLLEAAARG
- a CDS encoding amino acid permease; translation: MHTSDGLGTASTTTLEPRLGPSMSPRQLTMMGLGSAIGAGLFIGSGAGIQAAGPAVLISYLVAGTLIIIVMWALGEMAAANPTSGAFSVYTGKALGGVAGATVGWLWWCQLVVVIAAEALGAAGLLATVFPALPVWLMALVFMGAFTAVNLTGVRNFGEFEFWFALLKVAAIVAFLLVGAALLLGWLPHAASPGLSHFTADGGFAPHGMGGIATGLFVVAFAFGGTEIVSVAAAETRDPARSVGRAVRTVVWRILVFYIGSIFVIAAVIPWNSPELKSPFAGVLDLAGLPGAATVITLVAVVALLSALNANLYGASRMIFSLAERQEAPRALKSLTKARVPAVAVAASVAFGFIATVLELLFPDHVLPLLLNFVGSTCLIVWGSALVSQIVLRRRADAEGTVLPLRMAGFPWLSAFGVVLLAAIFAVGLIGADSRAQLLSTFVLVAAIAAGAWLRRRSVAARPAMAGPGEPER
- a CDS encoding thiamine pyrophosphate-dependent enzyme is translated as MTAVRQLDLAAVAWQRQGILPAYAPELGQEAAQVASALALDLSRDFAFPTYRELGVARAAGVDMVEYMSTHLATWHGGFWDAAATHVAPIQAVVAGSVLHAVGWAHGQTLQARAASAQSSPEASALGVAITYLGDGASSQGDVHEAMNFAGVFRAPVVFFVQNNGWAISVPTERQVAGGSVAARGAGYSIPALQVDGNDAAAVLEATRRAVAHARAGHGPVIVEAMTYRRGPHATSDDPGRYRTLDEERTDGGADPLLRLRERLLGEGIADEAELEAADAAGAAEAEAVREGVLALGPRPGAEMFDLVFTEPTDELLRQKAAWREESEHA
- a CDS encoding alpha-ketoacid dehydrogenase subunit beta; the protein is MLSLQGALNLALDELLAEDPKVLILGEDVGTLGGVFRVTSGLAASHGAERVFDTPLAESGILGMSIGLAMAGFRPVPEVQFDGFAYPAMNQIVTQLGRIHYRSRGALRVPVTLRVPSFGGIRAPEHHGESLEAVFAHVPGLKVVSPADPQQGYTLLKAAVRMDDPVIFMEPKSRYWQKGEVVTEGAGSPTHDGASSPSPQDVTGARVAREGRHLTLVAWGAMVARCLQVAELAAEDGIDVEVVDLRWLKPIDTETLARSVAKTRRAVVVHEAPLTAGLGAEVAQRITERCFGTLKAPVERVTGFDVPYPSGDLEDEYIPNIDRILFGIQRVLEYKRG
- a CDS encoding biotin/lipoyl-containing protein, producing MAEISFPLPDLGEGLIEATVLEWLVSEGEQVERNQPMVEVETTKSALELPSPQAGVVKKVHGAPGEVIKVGEPLIVFEVADDTAGIVGTVPSEGAPKRRVRLSANLDED